From a single Vicinamibacterales bacterium genomic region:
- a CDS encoding lipoyl synthase, translated as MSTSIENPLVLVRHREAKPAWLKVKAPGSPSYLRLKRLMGELHLNTVCEEAHCPNIGECWHHGTATFMILGDVCTRNCPYCAVAHGRPAGLDTAEPERVANAVDEMRLRYVVITSVDRDDLADGGASIFAETIAGIRRRRPDCRIEVLIPDFQGKEEPLRTVLDARPDILN; from the coding sequence ATGTCCACGTCCATAGAGAACCCGCTGGTCCTCGTCCGACACCGCGAAGCGAAGCCTGCGTGGCTCAAGGTCAAAGCGCCCGGGTCACCGAGCTACCTTCGGCTGAAGCGGCTGATGGGCGAACTCCATCTCAATACCGTCTGCGAGGAAGCGCACTGCCCGAACATCGGCGAGTGCTGGCACCACGGTACCGCGACGTTCATGATTCTCGGTGACGTGTGCACGCGCAACTGTCCGTATTGCGCGGTGGCGCACGGCCGTCCGGCCGGCCTCGACACGGCCGAACCCGAGCGGGTGGCGAACGCCGTCGACGAGATGCGGCTGCGCTACGTGGTCATCACCTCGGTTGACCGCGACGACCTGGCGGACGGCGGGGCGTCGATCTTCGCCGAGACGATCGCCGGGATTCGACGCCGCCGGCCCGACTGCCGGATTGAGGTGTTGATCCCCGACTTCCAGGGCAAGGAGGAACCGCTCCGCACCGTGCTCGATGCGCGGCCGGACATCCTCAACCA
- a CDS encoding metal-dependent hydrolase: MTAPRLSATWLGHGTFVLESEEGRQILLDPWIETNPACPASWKGGGWQKQLGALDLILVTHGHSDHSADALPVAKATGAPVVSVYEICSWLKAKGAPAVSGMNKGGTQEIAGLRVTHVHADHSSTCEERGQIIALGEPGGFVIAFTNGATVYFAGDTALFGDMALIKELHEPTLAFLPIGDHFTMGPKAAAAACRLLGVRQVVPMHYGTFPVLTGTPAELRSLVEPGVRVTELEAGRKTVLTV; the protein is encoded by the coding sequence ATGACGGCGCCACGTCTCTCCGCCACATGGCTCGGCCACGGCACCTTCGTGCTCGAGTCCGAAGAAGGACGGCAGATCCTGCTCGACCCCTGGATCGAGACCAACCCCGCCTGCCCCGCGAGCTGGAAGGGGGGTGGGTGGCAGAAACAGCTGGGCGCGCTCGATCTGATCCTTGTCACGCACGGTCACTCCGACCATAGCGCTGACGCGTTGCCGGTCGCCAAGGCCACCGGGGCGCCCGTCGTGTCGGTGTACGAGATCTGCAGCTGGCTGAAGGCCAAGGGCGCACCTGCCGTGAGCGGAATGAACAAGGGCGGCACGCAGGAGATCGCGGGGCTGCGCGTGACCCACGTGCACGCGGACCACAGCAGTACCTGCGAGGAACGCGGACAGATCATCGCACTGGGCGAGCCGGGCGGCTTTGTCATCGCCTTCACGAATGGCGCGACGGTGTACTTCGCCGGCGACACGGCGCTCTTCGGCGACATGGCCCTCATCAAAGAGCTCCACGAGCCGACGCTCGCGTTTCTGCCGATCGGCGATCACTTCACCATGGGGCCGAAGGCAGCGGCCGCGGCGTGCCGGCTGCTCGGCGTGCGCCAGGTCGTGCCGATGCACTACGGAACGTTTCCGGTGCTGACCGGAACACCGGCCGAGCTGCGCTCGCTGGTCGAGCCGGGCGTGAGGGTCACCGAACTCGAGGCCGGGCGGAAGACGGTGCTCACCGTCTGA
- a CDS encoding helix-turn-helix domain-containing protein has product MTDGQVSSSHAGSLTSVDKAFDVCEALSHEPDGMSVSELARVLKQPRPSVHRLLAVLRRRGYVRQDEESQRYSLSIKMLDLSFRVLGRSELRLHAYQVLRDYAAQSGHRTFLAVPASGEVTYIWKAAADDVAMRTVFGKEMPAHCSVYFDPGQTSRRLSCLRLVEARDISRSDEMVKRLPDAGAPGSSSEVPAGQRMFCTCAPVFDYTGREVARVGVFGHGPDDRPILGVHNRGAWELARHISLRLGYLSAMAMGVA; this is encoded by the coding sequence GTGACCGACGGTCAGGTTTCCTCGTCCCACGCCGGCAGTCTAACCTCGGTCGACAAGGCCTTCGACGTCTGCGAGGCGCTGTCGCACGAACCGGATGGCATGAGTGTATCCGAGCTGGCGCGCGTCCTGAAACAGCCGCGTCCGAGCGTGCACCGGCTGCTCGCCGTGTTGCGGCGGCGCGGGTACGTCCGGCAGGACGAGGAATCGCAACGGTACAGTTTGAGCATCAAGATGCTCGATCTGTCGTTTCGCGTGCTGGGGCGGTCGGAATTGCGGCTGCACGCGTACCAGGTTCTGCGCGACTATGCGGCGCAATCGGGGCACCGCACGTTCCTGGCCGTGCCCGCGTCAGGGGAAGTGACGTACATCTGGAAGGCGGCAGCCGACGACGTGGCCATGCGGACCGTGTTCGGCAAGGAGATGCCGGCGCACTGTTCCGTGTATTTCGACCCTGGGCAGACCAGCCGCCGCCTGAGTTGCCTCCGCCTGGTCGAGGCCCGTGACATCTCGCGCAGCGACGAGATGGTGAAGCGGCTGCCAGACGCGGGCGCCCCCGGTTCGTCATCCGAGGTTCCCGCCGGGCAGCGCATGTTCTGCACCTGCGCTCCGGTGTTCGACTATACGGGCCGCGAGGTCGCACGGGTGGGGGTCTTCGGTCACGGGCCGGACGACCGACCCATCCTGGGCGTGCACAACCGCGGGGCGTGGGAGTTGGCGAGGCACATCTCCCTTCGCCTCGGGTATCTGTCGGCGATGGCGATGGGCGTCGCGTAG